From the genome of Geminicoccaceae bacterium:
GTGAGGATGTTCCCGATCCATGGGGCGGCAGTCGCGCCGATTATGCCCATGCGGCCGACATGATCGAGGACGGCGCGAAAGGGCTGGCGCAATGGTTGCTGCAACAGGTGTCGATGCCGGTTAGACGCTGAAGCGGTTTTCTCCACAGCCGCGAATGTTGGTCTCGATGGCGAAGAGGCTTCCCGCCAGGCGGTCTCCGGGTGCCCGGCGAGCGCTGGCGGTGGTGATGAAGAGCGTGGAGAGGTCTTGCCCGCCGAATGTGCAGGTGGTGATGTTGAGGACGGGTATGTCGATGACCTGATCGACACTGCCATCGGGAGCGACGCGGACGATGCAGCCGCCACCGTAGCGGCAGTTCCACAGATAGCCGTCCGCATCGATGGCCGATCCATCCGGCAGGCCGCGGTCGAAACCGGAGAAATGCGAATGCTCGTTGGCAATGGCTCCTGTCTGCGGGTCGACATCGTATGCGCGGATTTCGTTGCGCAGGGTGTCCCCGCAGTAGAAGCGCCGGCCATCGGCACTCCAGCACAGCGTATTGGTGATGCCGATGCCATCGCGCCACTGTCGGGGACTGTTGCCGGAGCGGATCGAGAACAGCCGGCCGAGACCGTCGACCAGGTCCAGGTCTTCGCCATCCGACGCGACGTTGTTGCCCATCGAGCCGATCCAGAACGTGCCGAACGGATCGCTGCGCCCATCGTTGAAGCGGGCGGCGGGATAATCGTCGAGGGCGAAGCCATGGTCGCGGCGTTCGTCGGTGGCAGGCCACCAGTCGATCAGCCGGGAGCCCAGAGCCACGAGCCAGCGGCCCCTTTCGGTGGTGAGAGACAGGGCGACTACCGGTTCCTCGAACAGCCAGGACCGGGTCAGGCCGGTACGGATGTCATGGCAATGAATGAGGAAGCGGTTGATATCGGTCCAGTAGACCGTGCCTTCTTCATCACACCACGTTGCGGCTTCGCCACACCAGTCGCCTTGCGGTACCACGCATTTCGGCTCGCCGATGACAAGACCCATGATTATCCTCCCCGACTTGCATGAGAAATTCCCGACTAGAGCCTCATCTCCTTGCTGGCAAGCCTGACTTCAGGCAACCGCCTGTCCGAGCCGCTCTTCGGCAAGCTTGCGGCAGGCTGTGAAGTCGGTCTTGCCCGAACCCAGAAGCGGGATCTTCTCAAGGGTGATGATATCGGCCGGAACGCTGAGCTCGGTGCGACCCGTCGCCCGGCCGTGCTCCTGAATGGTGCGGCGATCGGCATTCTCCTTGGTGGTCAGCAGCACCAGCCGTTCTCCCTTGCGGGCGTCGGGCAGGGCAACGACGGCGTGATGTTCGTCCGGCCAGACCTCGCCCACCATGGCTTCCACTGCCGACAGCGAGATCATCTCGCCCGCGATCTTTGCAAAACGTTTTGCCCTCCCCTTGATGGTGACGAAACCATCCCGGCTGATGTCAACAATGTCGCCGGTATCGAACCATCCATCCTCGAGCGGCTTCAATACGCCCGGATCGTCGGCCAGCAGGTAGCCCTTCATGACATTGGGGCCATGGACGACGAGCTTGCCGCCCTCGTCGATGCCGGGAACCGGTTCGAGGCGGTGGTCGATCAGGGGGAGGAGGCGGCCCACCGTACCGCTGCGATTGAACATCGGCGTATTCAGGGCCAGTACCGGCGACGTCTCCGTAAGGCCGTAGCCTTCGAGTATGCGATGGCCGAACTTTTCCATCCAGAGCCGCCGGGTCTCGTCCTTGACCGCCTCGGCTCCCGCAAAGACGTAGCGCAGGCTGCGGAAATCGTAGGGATGGGCCTTGCGGGCATAACCGGCGAGGAAGGTGTCGGTGGCGAACATGATGGTCGAATTGGTCGCGTAAACGGCTTCCGGGACGATCCGGTAGTGCAGCGGCGATGGGTACATGAAAACCGGTACGCCGTTCATCACCGGCATCAGCACTCCACCCAGAAGGCCAAAGCTGTGGAAGGTCGGCAGGATGTTGAAGACCTTGTCCTGCATGTTCACGTCGATGCGCGAGATGACCTGTGCGCAGTTCGACAGCAGGTTGCGATGCGACAGGACCACGCCCTTCGGCGTTCCTTCAGAGCCCGATGTGAAGAGAATGGTGGCGGCATCCCCGGCCAGGCCCCGGCGCTTGATGGAACGCGGACGCATGGCGCCCAGGAGGCCGGAGAGCCGATCGCCCAATCCGATCGAAAGGCGCACGTCCTCAAGCCAGAGGAAGCGGAAGTCCCTTTCGAGCGTATTCACCAGACCCTGCAGCCTGGCCTGCTCGACGAAGGCTCGGGATGAAACGATCAGCTTGACCCGGGCCGCACCGCAGCCGGCGCTGATGTTGGCCGCACCCGCCGTGAAGTTGATCATCGCCGGCACTCGTGCCGTTGCCTGCAGCGCCATAAAGGCGACGATGGCCGCAACGGCATTGGGCAGCATCACGCCCACGTGTTCACGCTCGACGGTATGCGCTTCCAGCTTGCGGCCGAGGACGAGCGAACCTGCTATCAGCTTGCGATAGGAAATACTGCTGTCCAGTACGTCTTCGGCGATAATGGTTCCCATGCCGTGCCGTTCGCCGGCTGTCAGCACCGCATCGAAGATGGTGGTGTCGAAGTTGGCCGTGCGAACCGCAAGCTCGGTCATGATGTCGTAGAGCGCATTGCCGGAAGCGGCCCGCCGTTCGCGCGGAGTCAGATCGTCGTCGAGTTCGAGCTTGCGCGGCTCCATGAAGGTGACCCTGATCTTCGGGAACCATCGACGGCGGATCTGGCTCGGGGTGAGCCGCGAGAACGGCGTCTGTTCGGAACCTTCGATGCGCACCGCGACGATACTCGCATCGGCCTTGTCGGCAATGAGCGCGGGTCCGTCATAGACCTTCATGAGTGCGCCGGTGACGGTTATGCGCCCTTCGGGGAAGATGATCAGTCGGCGACCTTCCCTTACCTTTGCGACCAGGGACTTGACTGCCATCGGATTGGCCGGATCGACGGGCATGGCCTCGACCAGCGTCAGGAATGGCTTGACCCACCAGCGTTTGGCCATGCCGCTGTAGATGGCGAAAAGCGGCTTTTCATGCAGCAGGGACAACATGAGCGGTGCGTCGAGGAAGCTCAGGTGGTTGACCACCACCACGGAGCGCGGGCCCGCCCTGTCGAGATTCTCGATGTCCTTGACCTCAAGCCGGTAGAGGAGGGTGAACAGCGTCCGTGCGGTCCCGCGCAGCAGGTCGTCGGGCAGCAGCCGGGCGATGTAGATCGCGACGGCGACGTTGGCGATGCCGGTCACGAGGAAGATCTGGGCGATGTCGAGACCGATGGCCTGCAACACCAGGGTGAGTGCCGCCGATGCGACCATGAAACCTGCATTGACGATATTGACCGCCGCGATCACGCGCGACCGCTGCTCCGGTTCGGCCCATGCCTGAATAGCCGCAAACATCGGCACGACGAAAAGACCGCCGGAAAGGGCGATGCCGACCAGATCGACCATGATCCGCCAGGCAAAGGGTTCGCTGACGAAGGCCATCAGCGTCAGTACGCCGTTGGCCGGTGGTACCGCCCGGGTGGCGAAGAACAGGTCGACCGTGAAGATGGCCATGGCGATGGCCGCGAAGGGAACGGGCGTCGTGCTTACCCGGTTGCCGGTGATACGGGCGGCCAGGATGGAACCCACACCGATGCCGATGGAGAACAGGGTCAGGAACAGGGTGACGACATGTTCGTCGGCGCCGATGAGCACCTTGGCGAAGGAAGGTACCTGCGCGAGGAAGATGGCACCGACGAACCAGAACCAGCTGACGCCGATGGCCGCCAGCTTCAGCCTCCGGTCCGCGAACAGGTAGGCCATCAGGCGACCGGTCTCGCCGATGATGTTCCAGTCGATGCGCAGGTCCGGGTCCGCCGGCTCCTGAGCGGGGATCATGCGGCTGGCGAGATAGCCGGCGATGGCTATGGCGATGATGCCGGCCGAGACCCAGGCGATGCCGCCCGGCATGGCGATGAGGAGGCCGCCCGCGATGGTGCCGATGAGGATGGCGAGGAAGGTGCCGCCCTCGATCAGGCCGTTGGCGTTCATCAGGTCGTTCTCGTCGACGAGATCGGGAATGATGCCGTACTTGATCGGACCGAACAGCGTGCTCTGGGTACCCATGAGGAACAGCAGCGCCATCAACAATGTGACATTGCCGAGCAGGAACCCGGCTACGCCGCCGATCATGATGATGATTTCGCCGACCTTGATCATCCGTGTCAGCCATGCCTTGTCGTGGCGGTCGGCAAGCTGACCCGCGGTTGCCGAGAAGAGGAAGAACGGCAGGATGAACAGTCCCGCGGCGATGGTCACCAGCTTCTCGCCTTCGGGCCCCTTCATGAGGTCGTAGAGGATCAGGATGACGAGCGCGTTCTTGAAGAAATTGTCGTTCATCGCACCCATGAACTGGGTCCAGAACAGGCCGGCGAAACGTCCGCCGCCGAGCAGGGAGGTTTTCATGGGGCTTCCCCTTCTCGATGATGCGGGGCATGTGCGCCCTGCAGGAATCGGGTGATGAGCGAAACGGTCGAGCCTGCACGGTAGATCAGCCCGTGAGGTCGTGGAACGCGGGCCTGGTGGGTCGCCGTGGCCAGATGCATCTCGTCCTCGGCCAGGACGAGGTCGTTGTCGCGGCCGAAGCCCGGATTGAAGCCGGTGCGGTAGCCCGTCAGGCCCAGTATGTTGAGGATGGGCAACCCGTCGGTCCGGGCCAGCCGCTGGCGGCCGGGCAGGCAGTCCTGCAGCGATGGCCCGAGCAGCCGGGCCGCAAGGGGGTGGCGGGCGACCCGTGCGCCGAGGCGCGAGCCGTTGTGGGGAACGGTGATGAGCACGGCGGCGCGCAGATCGAGACGGTCCTTCCATGCCCCCGGCTCGTCGATGAGCCGATGCACGATGAGTCCGCCGAGGCTGTGCCCGACAAGGGAGATGTTGCCCGTATGTGACAGGTGATCGAGGACGCTGCGCATGTCCCTGGCGTGATCGTCGAGCGACTGGCGCAGGGAGGGGTAGCTGGGCGCGATGACCTCGAAACCGGCGGCAGTCAGGGAACGGCTGATGCGTCTGTAGATCCGGCCGGTGCGCGATAGCCCGTGCAGCAGGAGAACGCGGTCGACGGCTACGCTTCCGGCAACGGCATATCTTCGCCAATCCTTGATTATCTCGTTTCGAGGACCTTTCGCGATGACGAGGCCCCGGGGATTGACCAGGCGGCAACAGCCATCGCCCACGTGATGCTGGACGCGCCAGCCTTCCTGCATGGCAATGTCGCTCCAGGCCGTATAGCCATGACGGATGGCCGGCAGCGGGATTTCAGTGCGTGCCGGCATGGCTGGCCAGCGAGCGCAGGGCGGCATCGGCAACGGCATCGGCCCGATCGCTGAGCGGTCCGTGCAGGCGTCCATAGACGGTAAATACAGCCGGTTGCAGGGCAATGCCGAAAACCAGCGACGCGGCGAATTCCGGATCGCATTCGGGAATTTCGCCATCCGTCATGGCGTCGATCAACAAGTCGCGAACGATGTCGACCGGAGATGGTTGATGTTCGCTCACATCCTTCAGATGGTCATGCTGACTCAGCAGCAGGAAGCCGAACAGGTCGGGATTGTCATCAAACAGGCGATAGGCATCGGCGATGACGGCCCGCAACCGCTTGCCGACCGGCCGGTGCGGGGCCGCGCTGGCGGCAAAGCTGCGCGCGAGGTCGCCATAATGCCGCTCGAACAGGCACCGCGCCATCTCTTCTTTGGAATTGTAGTGCCGGTAGAGTGTGCCATCGGCAATCCGTGCCGACTGGGCGATATCGCGAACCGATGTTCCGGCAACGCCATGTCGCGCGAACAATCGGATGGCGGCGTCGTCGAGGCGGGTACGGGTCGTCATGTCGCTCATGATGATGGACCGGATATGAATGAACGTTCATTCACATAACCAATTCAGTGCAAGCTTGTCCAGAAAAATTGTCCGGAGCATGACTGTCGAACATGAAGACATGGTTTACGGGCGGGCATCGATTTGGCCATGGCGGGGCGAGTGGCCGCGACCATGTCGAACTCGCGATGGCTGCATGGTCACAGCCACGGATGGATGAAGTCTCTGGTCCGGCAGTTCGACGCGAGCGTGGATATCCCCGATTTTGCACCAGTGACGATCGAGCAAATTCTCACTCGTGACAACAGGATCAGAAGCGGAAAGTCCCGCTCAGGGCAATGAGGTCGATGTCCGAATCGTACCTTGCGTCGAGATTGCCGCGTGTTCCATTGCCGGGGTCGGTTGCCTTGAGGCGGATATTGGCATCTTGCACGAAGATATGGGTATAGCCGAGGCTGACCGAAACAGAATCCGTGTAGTCATAGCTCATGCCGGTGGACAGCCAGAACCGGTCATTGTCCGGTATTCGCGGTGTACGATATTCAGTATCCAGCGCTTTCTGGTCGAAGGCGCCGCCCGCGCGCAGGGTCAGCTGATCGTTGGCCTTGTAGGTGGCACCGACCGCAAACGACCACTGATCGTCCCATTTTTCCTCGGTGACATTATCGGGAAGGTCGCTTTGGAATTCTATTCGCAGTTCGTCGAAATTCGACCATTTCGTCCAGGTGGCGCCTGCCATCAATGTCAGCTTGTCGGTTACATCCTGGGCGATTCCCATCGTCACGCTCGCCGGCGACTTGAAGTCCGCGTCGATGTTCGTGTGGGCAAAGGTGGCGCCCAGTGCCGGCTGCAGCACGGCAGGTACGTCGAAATCGACGTCGCCGCGAAGGGTATGATTGACGGATGAGCGATAGGCGATCCCGAAACGCAATCCCTCGACCGGCTCGGTGATGGCCCCGAGGTTGTAACCGTAGGCGATATCGTCGCCCTTGAGGTCGGCAAATCCGTCGAACGCACCTGCTCCCAGACCCGAGATCGTCCCGAAATCGACGGCATTGGTCAGCTTGGCCTTCATGTACTGAACCTGCAGGCCGCCGGCGACGCTCAGCCAGGGGGTCGGATTATAGGAAACCACGGGATTGATGTTGACCGACTGGAGTTCCGACATGACGCCGTGATACCGGCCCACCCAGCCCCCGTCATATTCCGTCTTGAGGCCGAAGGGTGCGGTGATGGCGATCCCGATCCGCCAGTCATCATTCAGCGGTGCAACGCCGTAGAGTGCCGGAATCATGCCTCCTTCACCGATATCGTTGGCGTCGCCCGAACCCGTGAACGGTACACCGGTTGCCGACGATGCGTTGGCCCGCTTGAGCTTGCTTGTGGGCGAGATGTAGGTGACCGAGGCCGTCGCCTCCATCCTTTCCAGCCGGCCCAGTGCCGCCGGGTTGAAGAACATGTAGCTCGCATCCGCGGCTTCGGTCGCCGCACCCGCGAATGCGTTGCCCTGCGCGGTTGCCGACTGCTCCTTGAGCGCAAACCCTGCGGCCCGGGCGTCCGGGGCACTCACGGTCGAAACGGCAATGGATAGTGTTGTTGCAACGGAAAGCCGGGTCTTCAATATCGTGTCCCTGACCATGCTCTGTCCCGGTCTGCTCCCGTGCATGGAGACCATGCCCCGGAGGTCGGGATCGTCAGGGGCGCAGTCTAGGTTCTTGCGTCAGGCATGCAAGCCATTACCATTGCCCGTTGTTGGTTCATCGGGATGAATCGGGGGAGGACAAATCATGAAGGTCAGCGAGAGACGCAAGCTCGGCAGTGCCGACCTGAAGGTACCGGTCATGGGCTTTGGCGGTGCGCCGCTGGGCAATCTCTATGCCGGATTCAGCGACGAGCAGGCGCACGAGACGGTGCGTACCGCCTATGATCTCGGCTTGAGATTCTTCGATACGGCACCGCTTTACGGGTTCGGCCTGTCGGAACATCGCATCGGCGAGACGTTGCGCTGGCTTGACCGGGACAGTTATGTGCTGTCCACCAAGGTCGGGCGATTGCTGCATGCGAAGGATCCGAAATCGCTTGATGGCGGCCTGTTCAAGGACACCCTCCCGTTCGAGGGCGTCTATGACTACTCCTATGATGGTGCGATGCGGTCGATCGAGGCCAGCCTTGCGCGCATCGGTACCCATCGCATCGATGTCCTGCTGATTCACGATGTCGACATCTGGACCCATGGCAGCGAGGAGGCGCGGCTTCAGCGGTTCCGCGAATGCATGGACGGAGGCGCCTACAAGGCCCTGGTCGAGATGCGGGAGCAGGGCGTGGTCAAGGCCATAGGTGCCGGCATCAACGAGGTCGCGGCCTGCGAGGCGTTTGCCCGGGCCGGTGATTTCGACACCTTCCTGCTCGCCGGACGGTATACCCTGCTGGAACAGGGAGCACTCGACAGCCTCCTGCCGCTCTGCGCGGAAAAGGACGTCTCGTTGATGATCGGCGGTCCATACAACACCGGCATTCTCGCCACCGGTGCGGTCGAGGGAGCCTACTACAATTATGAGCTGGCTCCTGCCGACGTCATGGAGCGGGTCGCCCGCATCGAGCGGGTCTGCAAGGCTCACGGGGTCCGACTGGCCAGCGCCGCGCTCCAGTTCCCGCTGCTGCACCCACGGGTGGCCTCGATCATTCCGGGGGGGCGCAACAGGGATGAGATCGTGCAGAACAAGGCGATCTTCGAGGCGCCGATCCCGGTCGACTTCTGGAAAGAACTGAAGCATGAGGGGCTGTTGCGCGAGGATGCGCCTGTCGGCTGAAGCTGTGGGGCGGTTCTTCGGTGGAGCGATGGCCGGCACATAGGGGGCAAATCACATGTTCGATGCCGAAAAACTGTTGCGTGGTCTGGCATCCGGCGGGTTGTCGCGGGGAACGATGGCCAAGGGGGGCGGCATGGCTTTGCTGGGTGGCCTCGCCATTGCTGCCTTCGAGCATTTCAGCCAGCAACAGTCGCGGAGGCAGCCGGACCAGGGGATGTCTCCCGGTCAGCCACCGGCGGCGCCCGGCGGCCATCGCCCTCCTCCCTTGCCTGGAGGAGGCGGGGCGCCGCCACCCTTGCCCGGATCGGTCCTGCCCGCATCCGGTTCGCCCGCCATGCCGCCACCGCTGCCCGGTCGAACGGCAGCTGCCATGCCGGCTTCTCCGGATGAACGGCACACATCGTCGGCGCAAGTATCGGCCGGGGCGGCGCAGGATCGTGCAATCCTGCTCATCAGGGCGATGATCGCCGCGGCCAAGGCTGATGGAGCCATCGACGATGAGGAGCGTGCGGCGATCCTCGGCCGGATCGATGAGCAGGAACTGGGACAGGAAGCGCATGACTTCGTCGAGGCGGAGATGAACAAGCCCCTCGACCTCTACGAAATCACCAGTGCCGTGCGCGATGAGGCGACGGCTGCCGAAGTCTACGCTGCATCCCTGCTGGCCATTACCGTCGACACGGATGACGAGCGCCGCTACCTCAACAGGCTGGCCGCACGTCTCGGCCTCGATGAGGGGACGGTTGCGGCCATCGAGGCCCGGTTGACCGAACCGGGTCAACCCCCGGCGAGTCGGTGAACGCGACCGTCCATAGTTCGTCGCTTCAACCGTTGGGTGTTCAGATGCCCGAACCATCGACATGAAGGTGGATGCCACACTCGGTCTTGTCCATTCCCGACCAGCGCCCGGCGCGCGATCCTTCGCCTTCGCTGGGGTTTGTGCACGGGGCGCAGCCAATGGAAGGGTAGCCCTGGTTCACCAGCGGGTGCAGCGGCAATTGGCGCAGCCGGCGGTAATTCCGGATATCTTCGGTCGTCCAGTGGGCCAGTGGATTTAACTTGACCTGACCTGTGGAAGGAACGGGTTCGACCGTCATCAGCCTTGTCCGTGTGCCGCCCTGGAAGCGCTTGCGGCCCGTGATCCAGCCTTCGAAGCCATCGAGTGCCTCACTCAGGGGGTCTGTCTTGCGCACATGGCAGCACAGATCGGCGTCTTCGGCGTGGAGTTGTCCATTGGGGTCGTGTCGCCCCAGGTCCCTGGCGTGCGGTTGGGCGGTCTGTACGTGCCGCAATCCCAGCAGGGCGCAAAGCTCGCGCTGATAGTCAAGCGTCTCGGGGAAATGGCGACCCGTGTCGAGAAAGACCACGGGTGTGGTCCGGTCGATGCTGGCGACCATGTCGAGCAGTACCGCACTTTCCGCACCGAAGGACGAGACCAGCGCCACCTTGCCCGGTGAGGCTTCGAGCGCACTGCGTATGAGGGCCATGCCGTCGAGTCCGGCATTCAATGTTTCCAGTCCCATCGACGTTCCCCGGTTCAGGTAAGTGCCATGCCATAAAACAACAATGCTATTTGTAATATAAAATTCAATACATTTTATATTTGTGAATAAATTTTCCCGCCTTTGTGCCCGGCAAAGGGTGAAGAAGGACGTCGGAAAGCCTTTACGATTTGTTTGTCAATTTACCATACGGTGAGTTGATTCTTTTTGATCGAAGGCTGACGAATGTCGACAAAATTCACAAGGCGAAAATTGTTCGGTCTTCGAACCGGGGACACCGAGGGGGGCACGGCGATCGAGTATGGCCTGATCGCCGCCCTGATCGCTCTGGTGCTGGTCGGCGTACTCGAGCTCATCGGCGACCGGCAGGCGCAGTCCTACCGGAAGATCAAAAAGGAGCTCCAGAAGAGTGTCCGCGACGGTCGATCTCCTTGAAAGCGGTTTGAGGCAATTCCAGCACCCATCGGTGCAACAGTTCAGGTTCTCGTCGATGGCCGGACGATGCATGTACGCTGGATTCCTCGCATGCGTCTTGCTACTCGAATGTCATCAGGCAGTTGAGGAGCGGGTGCGATGAGCCAGTGGCATTTCAGTATCGATGGCAATCAGGTGGGGCCGATGGATGATGCCGAGGCTCGGCAGTATGCCGCGGCCAATCCGCAAGCTTATTGCTGGCGTCCCGGCTTTGGCAACTGGCAACTGGTCTCGGGCACGCCCGAACTGCTGGGCATTGCTCCGGTCGCTGCCGGCGGACCTCCTCCCGGCCGGCCACGGGCCAGCGACGATATCGACTTCCAGATCCGGGGCGAGGACCTGCAATATGTCGAGGTCGAGCTCGACCCGGGCGAGAGCGCTGTCGCCGAGGCCGGTGCCATGATGTACAAGGATTCGGTGGTGGAGATGCACACCATCTTCGGCGATGGCTCCGGCCAGGATGCCGGGGCGGGGTTCATGGACAAGCTCATCGGCGCCGGCAAACGCGTGCTGACTGGCGAAAGCCTCTTCACGACGGTATTCACCCATCAGGGACATTCGGGCAAGGCGCATGTGGCCTTCGCGGCACCATTCCCCGGGACCATTCTTGCGCTCAAGCTATCAGAATACAACCATCGGCTCATATGCCAGAAAGACAGCTTTCTCGCTGCGGCGAAGGGAGTGCAGATCGGCATACATTTCCAGCGCAAGATCCTTACCGGGCTGTTCGGCGGCGAGGGCTTCATCATGCAGCGGCTCGATGGCGATGGTTGGGTATTCATTCACTTCGGTGGCAAGCTTTACCAGCGCGACCTCAAGGCGGGCGAGGAGTTGCATGTCGACACTGGCTGTCTCGCCGCGCTGACGGACACCGTTGATTTCGACATCATGCAGGCCGGTGGTATCAAGAGCATGCTGTTTGGCGGTGAAGGGCTGTTCTTCGCGCGGCTCCGTGGTCCCGGGCATGTCTGGCTGCAGAGCCTTCCGTTCTCGCGACTCGCCGGGCGCATGCTGACCGCTGCACCGCAGCGCGGCGGCAGTCAGGGCGAGGGTTCGATCCTGGGCGGACTGGGCGACCTGTTCGGCGACAGCCGCTGAGCGGAATTCACGCAACTTCTCATTGTGACCGGTATATTCCGTGGAACTGGAAAGTCCCTACTTGTTGGCAGCTGCCAGGCCGATCTTGTGTCGGCCACGACGCTGCTTGCGCTTGAGTTTGCGTGATTCCAGAAATACTTCGAATTTGCGGCCCAGATAGAGGCCGAGAGGAATGCTCGCCAGCATGAAGGGAATGGAACCCAGCAATACCGCCCACAGTATGGTCGAACCCAGTTCGGCAATCGAGCCCAGGTTGGCGAAACGATCGACACTCATGTCGACGTGACAACTGACGCTCAGGCAACCGATATTGTAGTAGAGGTAGTAGGTCGGGCCCATGGTGATCGGGTTGACGACCATGCTGCCGATGACCATCGCCGGCAAGTTCAGTCGCAAGTTGGAAATCCGGTTCCACAGGAAGCCCACCACGATGCAGATCAGCATCTGCAGGCCAACCGTCGGCGAAAAGCCGATGAACATGCCCGATGCAAGCGAAATGCCGAGAGTGCCGGGGCGATAGCCCTTGTCCCGCCAGATACGCAGGATCGGTCTGAGGATCCTGAACTTCATGGGCTCCCTAATCGCTCTTTTGTGAGGCAGCGAAATGCCCGCTTCGTCATTGATGGAGCATAGCACCGAGCCGTTAGTGATTGGTTAACCGGCATAGACCGTTGAAACCCTTTTGACCAGCGATGACCGGGATAAATGTCCTCTGACGTACGCGCGAACGGCAACCGGACATGCTGCTTACCCCTTGTTTGCAACAGTATCGCGAATGTCCACCGATCGCAGGAAACCAATCGTGTAATCGACTGCCGACCAGGCCGTCACCAGCGTTGCGATCAATAGCCCAGCATACACCAGCGAGCTGACCCATGCTTCCGGGTGCAATCCGAAGATGAAGAATGCCATGACGGTGGCAATCTGAATGACACCCTGGACTACCGCCTTGATCTTGCCGCTCATTCTCGCCGACAGGGTAATGCCATTCTGCTGTGAGAAGATCCGCAGATAGGAAACGAGAATATCACGACTGACGATGATCGCCACCATCCAGAGTGGCATCCAGCCGGCATCGAGGAAGGCCAGGAACACCATGGCCCGATAGAGGCTGTCGGCCAGCGGATCGACGATCTTGCCGAAGCTGGAGGTGGCCGAATAGCGTCGGGCTATATGCCCGTCGGCGAGATCCGATGCCTCCGAGATCAGCATCACCACGATGGTGAAGGCGAGGGCCGTCTGCGATTGCAGGGCAAGCAACATGATCACCAGCGGACCGCAGAAGATGCGGCCGAGGCTAAGAAGATTGGGCAGCATGCGCATGGCTCAGATCCGAGCTCGAAGAATTCTGTCGGCGAATTCCGCGAAACCGATACCACCGCGGCCCTCGCAGATGAAGGTCGGGCAGATACGCAGTTCGCTCAGGAAATCTTCTAGATTGCGAACTCCGATTGAGCAAGGGAAAGTCCCGAACATGGGCTCATCATTGGGCGAGTCCCCGACGAACGCGGCTATGGTGGTTGCCTCGTCAAGCGTCATCTCATGTTCGTTCGCGAGGTAGCGCTCGCACATTGAGCATTTGTCATAATCTCCGAACCACCCGTTGACGTGGATCGAGCTGATCTTGGCGGTGGCCCCTTGCCGCTCGAACAGGGCCTTGATTGCCAGGACCTGATCGCGCGGCAAGGGGCCGACGTCCTCGGCGAAATCGATGGCGAGATCGGCTTCACGATAGGCCTGATCGGAAGCGACGCCGCACCCTTTGACGGATGCAAGGATCTCGACCTTGACCTGCTCCAGTTTCTCCCGATCGAGCCGGCGTGCTTCGTCGTTGCGCCAGAAGACCCGCTTCACCTTTCGCTGGTCGCGCAGATAGGTGAAGTAGAACGCGC
Proteins encoded in this window:
- the pgsA gene encoding CDP-diacylglycerol--glycerol-3-phosphate 3-phosphatidyltransferase, translating into MRMLPNLLSLGRIFCGPLVIMLLALQSQTALAFTIVVMLISEASDLADGHIARRYSATSSFGKIVDPLADSLYRAMVFLAFLDAGWMPLWMVAIIVSRDILVSYLRIFSQQNGITLSARMSGKIKAVVQGVIQIATVMAFFIFGLHPEAWVSSLVYAGLLIATLVTAWSAVDYTIGFLRSVDIRDTVANKG
- a CDS encoding HAD-IIB family hydrolase, encoding MRNLATMPEEQARAIRIIFCDIDDTITLDGRLPAIAYTALEKLADAGIDVVPVTGRPAGWCDMIARFWPVRGVIGENGAFYFTYLRDQRKVKRVFWRNDEARRLDREKLEQVKVEILASVKGCGVASDQAYREADLAIDFAEDVGPLPRDQVLAIKALFERQGATAKISSIHVNGWFGDYDKCSMCERYLANEHEMTLDEATTIAAFVGDSPNDEPMFGTFPCSIGVRNLEDFLSELRICPTFICEGRGGIGFAEFADRILRARI